One part of the Salinivirga cyanobacteriivorans genome encodes these proteins:
- a CDS encoding protoheme IX farnesyltransferase, translating to MNKRLAILAGLIRIKLTLAVALSATIGYVFSGAGDILTALMVALGVLLLSSASSVLNQIQELKQDALMERTAQRPIPSGEITVKQAMLIFLTLLFAGTVVLLGINFISAIVGITTILLYNGFYTPLKKKSSLAIFPGALVGALPPMIGWVGAGEPIMHPAIIMLSGFMFLWQIPHFLLLAIKYREQYLNAGFQISVGGPASKQTRRLLLLWVLTTSFAALFFPFFGLVQNTFIVAAIILLNCLLIFAFFRIAFTNYEMALKGKLHGFVSIYMLLFLLLIAADSLILNL from the coding sequence TTGAATAAACGCTTAGCAATATTAGCCGGGCTTATAAGAATTAAGCTGACATTGGCAGTTGCATTGTCTGCAACTATAGGTTATGTTTTTTCAGGTGCCGGTGATATCCTCACAGCCTTAATGGTGGCACTCGGGGTGTTGCTGTTGTCATCAGCTTCTTCTGTGTTGAACCAAATTCAGGAATTAAAGCAAGATGCCTTAATGGAGCGGACAGCCCAACGGCCTATTCCTTCAGGCGAGATAACAGTTAAGCAGGCAATGCTAATTTTTCTGACTTTGCTATTTGCCGGAACGGTTGTGCTGCTTGGCATTAACTTTATTTCTGCTATTGTAGGTATAACAACAATTTTATTATACAACGGCTTTTACACGCCACTTAAAAAGAAATCTTCACTGGCTATTTTCCCCGGTGCACTTGTCGGTGCCTTGCCACCAATGATTGGTTGGGTTGGCGCTGGTGAACCAATCATGCATCCTGCCATAATTATGCTCTCCGGGTTCATGTTTTTATGGCAAATACCGCACTTTCTGTTGCTTGCCATAAAATATCGCGAGCAATATCTGAACGCTGGTTTCCAAATTTCTGTGGGTGGTCCCGCATCAAAACAAACCCGCAGGCTGCTGCTCTTATGGGTGCTTACCACATCTTTTGCCGCTCTGTTTTTTCCCTTTTTTGGACTGGTGCAAAATACCTTTATTGTAGCTGCTATAATTTTGTTGAATTGCCTGTTGATTTTTGCATTTTTCCGTATAGCTTTTACCAATTATGAAATGGCATTGAAAGGAAAATTACACGGTTTTGTGAGCATTTATATGTTACTATTCTTGTTATTAATTGCTGCAGACAGTCTGATATTAAATTTATGA
- the nrfD gene encoding NrfD/PsrC family molybdoenzyme membrane anchor subunit — protein MSSNSEHQIAKQETIDKVAADALRPVNIGWGFKIWFALLAIALGVCIYAYSIQLREGLGVTGLRDFISWGMYIATFVFFVAASLIGMLISGVLGLIGYDWIKPIGRIAEIIAVAFAAIAGLVIVSDMGRPDRLPFVFMYGRFQSPILWDVTVVTTYFALSLLLYYVTLLPDLAISKDKLEGRPKLLRKAYEVLSIKWLHKNEQYRILYRIIRILLILIIPTAFAIHTVTSWLFAVNPRPGWDSTIFGPYFLSGAFVAGAAAVIIAMYFFRNNYKLKDYLTISHFDKIGKLLALVSIVYLYFNINEFLVPGYKLKKFDAIHLQALFVGKHAILFWFTQITGLILPIILLFFRKMRRPIPLTVISVFVLIGAWLKRYLIVVPTQEHPYLPIQHVPEVFKVYTPTLIETAVTAASFIMVIMIITLLSKLFPVIPIWEVAEDIDKKALKENAEKE, from the coding sequence ATGTCTTCGAATTCTGAACATCAAATAGCCAAACAGGAAACAATTGATAAAGTTGCTGCTGATGCCTTAAGGCCTGTAAATATTGGTTGGGGATTTAAAATTTGGTTCGCTCTGTTGGCCATAGCCCTTGGCGTTTGTATTTATGCCTATTCTATTCAGCTGCGCGAGGGACTTGGCGTAACCGGATTAAGAGATTTTATTAGCTGGGGTATGTATATCGCTACGTTTGTTTTCTTCGTTGCTGCCAGTCTTATTGGTATGCTTATAAGCGGCGTGCTCGGACTCATAGGTTACGATTGGATCAAGCCCATAGGTCGCATAGCCGAGATAATTGCCGTGGCTTTTGCAGCAATAGCCGGTTTGGTTATTGTTTCCGACATGGGACGCCCCGACAGGTTGCCCTTTGTGTTTATGTACGGTCGTTTCCAATCACCCATTTTATGGGATGTAACCGTTGTAACAACCTATTTTGCGCTCAGCTTACTTTTGTATTACGTTACTTTATTGCCCGATTTGGCTATAAGCAAAGATAAACTTGAAGGAAGACCAAAATTATTGCGGAAAGCTTATGAAGTGCTTTCAATAAAATGGTTACATAAAAATGAACAGTATCGAATTTTATACCGTATTATTCGTATTCTGCTAATTTTAATTATACCCACTGCTTTTGCCATTCATACAGTTACATCGTGGCTATTTGCAGTGAACCCGCGGCCGGGGTGGGACAGTACAATCTTTGGCCCTTACTTCCTGTCAGGAGCGTTTGTTGCCGGCGCTGCTGCAGTGATTATTGCCATGTATTTTTTCAGGAACAATTATAAACTGAAAGATTATTTAACCATTTCGCATTTCGATAAAATTGGAAAGCTGCTGGCGCTGGTATCCATTGTATATCTTTACTTTAATATCAATGAGTTTCTTGTTCCCGGTTATAAACTGAAAAAATTTGATGCCATACACCTTCAAGCTTTATTTGTAGGTAAGCATGCCATTTTATTTTGGTTTACACAAATTACCGGTTTGATTTTACCCATTATCCTATTGTTCTTCAGAAAAATGCGCAGGCCAATCCCATTGACTGTAATCTCGGTGTTTGTGCTAATTGGAGCCTGGCTGAAACGATACCTTATTGTGGTTCCAACACAGGAACACCCATATTTACCGATACAACATGTTCCGGAGGTTTTTAAAGTTTATACTCCGACCCTTATTGAAACTGCTGTTACTGCAGCTTCATTTATTATGGTAATTATGATAATTACGCTCCTCTCGAAATTATTTCCGGTTATCCCAATTTGGGAAGTGGCAGAGGATATAGATAAAAAGGCCTTAAAAGAAAACGCCGAAAAGGAATAA
- a CDS encoding 4Fe-4S dicluster domain-containing protein, translated as MEKEQPKKGENQHEDKGAQSRRDFLKKLGLIGTASVAGAAAMYTGFHYEQSKGKGDKVKVLTADNKLVEVDKSALKDSKPSLEVFQERGREGIPGKRWVMVIDLSKCRNARQCVTACQSAHRLRPYEYHINTLQIQETENTPPYHMPKPCQHCDNPPCVSVCPVDATFKRQDGIVLIDNERCIGCRFCVAACPYSARMVHWQEPRYAKQDKGKTYDVELNVPQKKGTISKCLFSADQLRDGELPYCVSACPNGVFYFGDENEDAVTNGTTKETVRLSKLLRDNGAYRLMPELGTKPRVYYLPPKNRIFDFPEKSILDDTDHA; from the coding sequence ATGGAAAAAGAGCAACCCAAAAAGGGTGAAAATCAGCATGAAGATAAGGGTGCCCAATCCCGACGCGATTTTCTGAAAAAGCTTGGGCTAATTGGTACTGCATCTGTTGCTGGTGCTGCTGCCATGTATACCGGTTTTCACTACGAACAATCAAAGGGTAAAGGTGATAAGGTTAAGGTCCTTACCGCAGATAATAAACTTGTAGAAGTTGACAAAAGTGCATTAAAAGATTCAAAACCCAGTCTTGAAGTATTTCAGGAGCGTGGGCGCGAAGGTATTCCCGGTAAACGCTGGGTTATGGTTATTGACCTTTCGAAATGTCGAAATGCACGACAATGTGTTACAGCTTGTCAATCGGCACATCGTCTAAGGCCTTATGAATACCATATAAATACCCTGCAAATTCAGGAAACTGAAAATACACCGCCTTACCATATGCCTAAACCGTGCCAGCATTGCGATAACCCGCCCTGTGTATCGGTTTGCCCGGTTGATGCAACCTTTAAACGCCAGGATGGTATTGTGTTGATCGATAATGAACGGTGTATAGGTTGCCGGTTTTGTGTGGCTGCCTGCCCTTATTCTGCGCGAATGGTACATTGGCAGGAACCTCGTTATGCAAAACAGGATAAAGGTAAAACTTACGATGTGGAACTAAATGTACCACAAAAGAAGGGTACTATTTCCAAGTGCCTCTTTAGCGCCGACCAGTTGCGAGATGGTGAATTACCTTATTGTGTATCGGCCTGCCCGAACGGGGTGTTTTATTTTGGCGATGAAAATGAAGATGCCGTTACCAATGGTACCACTAAAGAAACAGTGAGGCTTAGTAAGCTGCTCAGAGATAATGGAGCATACCGTTTAATGCCTGAATTGGGTACCAAACCCAGGGTTTATTATTTACCACCTAAGAACCGCATTTTCGATTTTCCTGAGAAAAGCATCTTAGATGATACTGATCACGCTTAA
- a CDS encoding cytochrome c oxidase subunit 3 family protein: MSHDMRDDIGSKMGMWIFIFTELFLFGGLFLVYAVFRAKYSADFHVAAEELNVFVGTMNTVILLVSSATVAMSITAIQRGNKKLAMRFIIATVLLAGVFMVNKYFEWGHKFEYQLYPGSEVMKNMEHGEILFFSLYYMMTGLHALHVIVGVVLLAVVFFRVKQGVVNSDNYVFLENSGLYWHLVDFIWIFLFPLLYLVT, encoded by the coding sequence ATGTCACATGATATGAGAGACGATATAGGTTCAAAAATGGGAATGTGGATTTTTATATTCACAGAACTATTTCTTTTCGGAGGCCTTTTTTTAGTCTACGCCGTTTTTAGAGCAAAATACTCAGCCGATTTTCATGTTGCTGCTGAGGAACTGAATGTTTTCGTGGGGACAATGAATACTGTTATTCTGCTTGTGAGTAGTGCCACAGTAGCCATGTCCATTACCGCCATTCAGCGCGGCAATAAGAAACTTGCCATGCGCTTTATAATTGCTACTGTACTTTTGGCAGGCGTTTTTATGGTGAATAAGTACTTCGAGTGGGGGCATAAGTTCGAATACCAGCTCTACCCGGGTTCTGAAGTAATGAAGAATATGGAGCATGGGGAAATCCTCTTTTTTAGCCTGTATTACATGATGACTGGTTTGCATGCCCTGCACGTAATTGTGGGCGTAGTATTACTGGCTGTTGTGTTTTTTAGAGTAAAGCAGGGGGTGGTCAATAGCGATAATTATGTTTTTCTGGAAAACAGCGGACTTTATTGGCACCTTGTAGATTTTATCTGGATTTTCCTTTTCCCTTTATTGTATTTGGTAACTTAA
- a CDS encoding c-type cytochrome, giving the protein MKIFATILLVLLGSGTLLAQPEGEWVVPDEDSAKLSPFAFTEQSVESGEEVYYANCKSCHGDPGEMNYQPLQPEPGDITTDKIQQNSDGEIHYKVVTGRGAMPGFANVLSDTEIWNVVAYIRSFNDDYVQQVAKRVAESAFEGQGITIALELVKEKMELLAYVEGLDEGEKEPIAGAELKLFAKRYFGNLPIGNAKKTNEQGRVVFALPGDLPGDSAGLVTVNATLSNQELYGEVAVDTALAFGVPTNKPGLTEQRAMWNVGSKAPIWLILTYSLGVLLVWGTIFYVLFQLRRIYLLGKNLEE; this is encoded by the coding sequence ATGAAGATATTTGCAACAATATTACTTGTATTACTGGGGTCTGGCACATTGTTAGCCCAGCCAGAGGGTGAATGGGTTGTCCCCGATGAAGATTCTGCAAAATTAAGTCCGTTTGCTTTTACTGAGCAATCGGTTGAATCGGGTGAGGAAGTATATTACGCTAATTGTAAATCTTGCCATGGCGATCCGGGCGAAATGAACTATCAACCTTTACAACCTGAGCCCGGTGATATCACCACAGATAAGATCCAGCAAAATAGCGATGGTGAAATTCATTATAAAGTTGTAACCGGTCGTGGTGCTATGCCAGGTTTTGCCAATGTGCTTAGCGACACCGAAATTTGGAATGTCGTGGCATATATCAGAAGTTTTAATGATGATTATGTACAGCAGGTGGCAAAGAGAGTGGCCGAATCTGCTTTCGAAGGCCAGGGCATTACTATTGCGCTTGAATTGGTCAAGGAAAAAATGGAGTTGCTGGCCTACGTGGAAGGACTGGATGAGGGCGAAAAAGAACCAATTGCCGGAGCCGAGCTAAAGCTATTTGCCAAACGTTATTTCGGAAATTTACCAATTGGTAATGCAAAAAAAACAAATGAGCAGGGAAGGGTAGTATTTGCTTTACCCGGTGATTTGCCCGGCGATTCAGCTGGTTTGGTAACCGTGAATGCCACCTTAAGCAATCAGGAGCTTTATGGGGAGGTTGCTGTTGATACAGCGCTTGCATTTGGCGTACCAACAAATAAACCAGGACTTACAGAACAGCGCGCCATGTGGAATGTAGGATCAAAAGCACCAATATGGCTCATCTTAACTTATTCACTTGGCGTGTTGCTGGTTTGGGGAACAATTTTTTATGTGCTATTCCAATTGCGCCGCATTTATTTGTTGGGAAAGAATTTAGAGGAGTAG
- a CDS encoding DsrE family protein, with amino-acid sequence MNRILLTLVAILVMISASCVQNNSDEPANKQTTKIEKKTDGLFVHISTNEARKVLMGLSIALKMQEGKDVIVFVDAQAINAIVKGGDEYEMEGYEGSSSGMIQKLVKKGVAVMACPMCLKSYGKTDADLLDGIQIAQKEQFFGFTEGRILTLDY; translated from the coding sequence ATGAATAGAATACTTCTTACACTTGTTGCAATACTGGTTATGATCTCTGCCAGTTGCGTGCAAAATAATTCAGATGAACCTGCAAATAAACAAACCACCAAAATTGAGAAGAAAACCGATGGGCTTTTTGTGCATATCAGTACAAATGAGGCCAGAAAAGTTTTAATGGGTTTATCTATTGCTTTGAAGATGCAGGAAGGAAAAGATGTTATCGTATTTGTTGATGCGCAGGCCATTAACGCCATCGTTAAAGGTGGTGATGAGTATGAGATGGAAGGCTATGAAGGCTCCTCCTCAGGTATGATACAGAAATTGGTAAAAAAGGGCGTGGCCGTAATGGCTTGTCCCATGTGTTTAAAATCCTATGGTAAAACAGATGCTGATCTTCTGGATGGGATACAAATAGCTCAAAAAGAACAATTTTTCGGCTTTACTGAAGGTAGAATTCTGACGCTAGACTATTAA
- a CDS encoding cytochrome c oxidase subunit I, with product MESSVASNQKSYLQHKPYKGILNWLLSTDHKRIGLLYLYSIMVFFLIAAIFGLLMRIEKIAPGETIMGPQTYNGVFTLHGIIMIFIIVIPGLAAVFGNFFLPLLIGARDVAFPRLNLFSWYIYIAGTILAIISQFVGGGAPDTGWTFYVPYSAESSTSVIWALTAAFVLGFSSILTGLNFIVTIHRLRAPGMTWFKMPLFPWSIYATAWIQVLATPIIGITLLMVIAERTLNIGFFDPALGGDPVLFQHLFWIYSHPAVYIMILPAMGVVTEIFPTFSQKPVFGYTAIALSSIAIAAVGYFVWGHHMFTSGISYWSRWFFSFLTFIVAVPSAIKVFNWVSTMYGGSIDMKPPLLYAISFIFLFMIGGLSGLALGALATNVHLHDTSFVVAHFHYIVFGGMGFGFFAGLHYWYPKMYGRMYNVRLANIAWGILFLGFNLLYFPLFVIGLQGMPRRYFDYFPEYHTGHLLSTIGAFILIAGIVLMLYNLFFHVKRGEKAPANPWKGVTLEWKVASPPPHENFDEIPVVTEQPYTFKSTESDS from the coding sequence ATGGAAAGTTCTGTAGCTTCAAATCAAAAGAGTTATCTACAACACAAGCCTTACAAAGGTATACTGAATTGGTTATTATCCACCGATCATAAAAGAATTGGATTACTGTATCTTTATTCCATAATGGTCTTTTTTCTCATAGCAGCAATTTTCGGGTTGCTTATGCGCATCGAAAAAATTGCACCTGGAGAAACCATTATGGGACCGCAAACCTACAATGGCGTTTTTACACTACACGGTATCATCATGATTTTTATTATTGTGATACCCGGTTTGGCTGCCGTTTTTGGTAATTTTTTTCTACCACTTTTAATTGGTGCACGTGATGTGGCATTTCCACGACTCAACTTGTTTTCATGGTATATTTATATTGCCGGAACTATTTTAGCCATCATTAGTCAATTCGTGGGAGGAGGCGCACCAGATACCGGATGGACCTTTTATGTCCCCTACAGTGCCGAATCCTCCACGAGTGTTATTTGGGCACTTACCGCAGCTTTTGTGCTTGGCTTCTCGTCCATTCTCACCGGGCTCAATTTCATTGTAACCATCCATCGGCTGCGAGCCCCTGGAATGACCTGGTTTAAAATGCCACTGTTTCCATGGTCGATATATGCTACCGCCTGGATTCAGGTTTTGGCTACACCAATAATTGGGATTACCCTGCTCATGGTAATTGCAGAACGCACCCTGAATATCGGATTTTTTGACCCGGCTTTGGGTGGCGATCCTGTGTTGTTTCAACATTTGTTCTGGATTTATTCCCACCCGGCTGTGTACATCATGATTTTACCTGCCATGGGCGTGGTCACAGAAATTTTTCCCACATTTAGTCAAAAACCCGTATTCGGTTACACAGCCATTGCCTTATCAAGTATAGCTATTGCTGCTGTGGGGTATTTTGTGTGGGGACACCATATGTTTACATCAGGTATTAGTTATTGGTCAAGGTGGTTTTTCTCCTTCCTTACTTTCATTGTGGCGGTGCCAAGTGCCATCAAAGTCTTCAACTGGGTTTCTACCATGTACGGAGGTTCAATAGATATGAAACCGCCACTGCTCTATGCCATATCGTTTATATTTTTATTTATGATAGGTGGACTGTCAGGTTTGGCGCTGGGTGCGCTTGCCACCAATGTTCATTTGCATGATACCTCCTTTGTAGTGGCGCACTTCCATTATATTGTATTTGGAGGAATGGGTTTTGGGTTTTTTGCAGGATTGCATTATTGGTATCCTAAAATGTATGGCCGCATGTATAATGTACGCCTGGCAAATATTGCCTGGGGTATACTATTCCTGGGCTTCAACCTATTATATTTCCCGTTATTTGTAATCGGGCTTCAGGGTATGCCGCGGAGGTATTTCGATTATTTCCCTGAATATCATACCGGACATCTTCTTTCCACCATTGGCGCATTTATTTTAATTGCCGGCATTGTGCTTATGCTTTATAACCTCTTTTTTCATGTAAAACGAGGAGAGAAAGCACCTGCGAATCCATGGAAGGGTGTAACCCTGGAGTGGAAAGTTGCTTCGCCGCCACCACACGAAAATTTTGATGAGATACCGGTGGTTACAGAGCAACCTTATACATTTAAATCAACCGAATCTGATAGTTAA
- the coxB gene encoding cytochrome c oxidase subunit II: MFSGASNFVEGVDKAFVFIFAVSFFFIIAITAFMIYVVIRYKRKKDDKPQQFRGSVKLELLWTIVPLILVILMFYYGYMGFTPMRNVPDDAMEIDAIGRMWEWEFVYENGKSSRDLVIPVNRPVKLNLISEDVNHSLFIPAFRVKEDVVPGYDNYMWFTPYYIGEYEILCTEYCGMLHSAMTAETRVLDSAEFNTWYADLSQQKEEAKPEGFEIAKSNGCFACHSRDGSKLVGSSFKGLYGSEKVVITDGEERTITVDEAYLKNSILYPDQDVVKGFSKGLMQSYEDVIPEEDIDKIVEYLKTMD, from the coding sequence ATGTTTTCAGGAGCTTCAAATTTTGTAGAAGGTGTCGACAAGGCATTTGTTTTTATTTTCGCCGTATCGTTCTTTTTCATTATTGCCATTACGGCTTTTATGATATATGTAGTTATTCGCTATAAGCGAAAAAAGGACGATAAACCCCAGCAATTTCGCGGCAGTGTAAAATTAGAATTACTGTGGACCATCGTTCCGCTGATACTGGTAATTCTAATGTTCTATTATGGTTATATGGGTTTCACTCCTATGCGCAATGTACCCGATGATGCAATGGAAATTGATGCCATCGGACGCATGTGGGAGTGGGAATTTGTTTACGAAAATGGAAAATCATCACGCGACCTTGTGATTCCGGTAAACCGGCCTGTGAAGCTTAACCTTATCTCGGAGGATGTAAACCATAGCCTGTTTATTCCTGCCTTCCGGGTGAAAGAGGATGTGGTGCCCGGATACGACAATTATATGTGGTTTACGCCTTATTACATAGGTGAGTATGAAATTTTGTGTACTGAATATTGTGGTATGCTGCACTCTGCCATGACTGCAGAAACCCGTGTGTTGGATTCTGCTGAGTTTAATACCTGGTATGCTGATTTATCTCAGCAAAAAGAAGAGGCTAAACCTGAAGGTTTTGAAATTGCTAAATCAAATGGTTGTTTTGCCTGCCATTCACGAGATGGCAGTAAGCTTGTTGGTAGCAGCTTTAAAGGGTTGTATGGCTCCGAGAAAGTGGTAATTACCGATGGCGAAGAGCGTACAATTACAGTGGATGAGGCTTATCTGAAAAATTCCATTCTTTATCCCGACCAGGATGTGGTAAAAGGTTTTAGTAAAGGCCTTATGCAATCTTACGAGGATGTAATTCCAGAGGAGGATATCGACAAAATTGTGGAGTATTTAAAAACAATGGATTAA
- a CDS encoding cation transporter, with the protein MKALSIFLLSITILISCNNKEKDQGTTSSDLQQVEMTIEGMTCNGCEQTIEANVMKLDGIKSIKADHETGKASLEYDAANADMAEIKKVIAEKGYNVTAVAKKENISKE; encoded by the coding sequence ATGAAAGCATTGAGTATATTTTTACTTAGTATTACAATTTTAATTTCTTGCAATAACAAAGAAAAGGATCAGGGAACCACGTCATCTGATTTACAGCAGGTAGAAATGACTATTGAGGGTATGACCTGTAATGGATGCGAACAAACAATTGAAGCCAATGTGATGAAGCTTGATGGAATAAAATCGATTAAGGCTGACCATGAAACAGGCAAGGCTTCATTAGAGTATGATGCTGCCAATGCTGATATGGCAGAGATCAAAAAGGTTATTGCAGAAAAGGGCTATAATGTGACAGCTGTCGCTAAGAAAGAAAATATTTCAAAGGAATAA
- a CDS encoding SCO family protein: MKYLILVVSVSLLLMGKTSAQDEKVNIEVGIIEHLGDTIPMELEFLNEQNDTVTLGQLIDKPTVFSFVYFDCPGLCSPLLDGVADVVSKTDLQIGKDYDVITISFNTKDTPAKAKEKKKNFVQKIGEEHRDAWKYLTGEQENIKTITDAVGFKYKPQGVDFAHPSAIIIVSPEGKITRYLYGIDFLPFDLKMAVNEAQKGIERPTINKVLQYCFSYDPKSQGYTLQITRVMGIFIIFLAVLTFGILLIRRKKSDKKS; encoded by the coding sequence ATGAAGTATTTAATTTTAGTAGTGTCTGTAAGTTTACTCTTAATGGGCAAAACTTCTGCACAAGACGAAAAAGTAAACATTGAAGTAGGTATAATAGAGCATTTGGGCGATACTATTCCCATGGAGCTGGAATTTCTCAATGAACAGAACGACACCGTGACGCTGGGGCAATTAATTGATAAGCCCACAGTTTTTTCATTTGTTTATTTCGACTGCCCCGGCCTTTGCAGTCCGCTTTTAGACGGAGTTGCGGATGTAGTCTCAAAAACTGACCTTCAAATAGGCAAGGATTACGATGTAATTACAATTAGTTTCAATACAAAAGATACGCCTGCAAAAGCCAAAGAGAAGAAGAAAAATTTTGTGCAAAAAATCGGAGAAGAGCATCGCGATGCATGGAAATACCTGACCGGTGAGCAAGAGAACATAAAAACTATAACCGATGCTGTGGGCTTTAAGTACAAACCCCAGGGCGTAGATTTTGCCCACCCTTCTGCCATTATTATTGTGAGCCCCGAAGGTAAAATTACACGTTATCTTTATGGAATCGATTTCTTACCTTTCGATTTAAAAATGGCCGTAAATGAGGCACAAAAAGGTATTGAAAGGCCAACTATCAACAAAGTATTGCAATACTGCTTTTCATACGACCCCAAAAGCCAGGGTTATACACTCCAAATTACCAGGGTGATGGGGATATTCATCATTTTTCTTGCAGTGCTCACTTTTGGTATTCTTTTAATTCGTCGTAAAAAATCTGATAAAAAATCCTGA
- the tatC gene encoding twin-arginine translocase subunit TatC: MFGLFSRKQSSDEEMSFFEHLEILRFTLIRSIIAIMVFAVIAFLFKEFIFNTVILGPQKADFISNVLFCRLGNLIGSEAICINQTPVKIINIEIAGQFKSHLTISIIAGVVLAMPWILREIWSFVKPALKPGERSGYHFSLFMASMLFFIGVSFGYFLLSPITVDFLNSYELDTTIENQIRIGSYVRTISMLCLATGIAFEMPLVILFLTANRIVTSAFLRKYRKHVLIFFFVISAVITPPDVISQFLVAIPLFLLFELCIRIAKRMERRLVRQKEADI; the protein is encoded by the coding sequence ATGTTTGGTCTTTTCTCCCGAAAGCAATCATCTGACGAAGAGATGTCTTTTTTTGAACATCTCGAGATACTTCGATTTACCCTTATTCGGTCCATCATAGCTATTATGGTGTTTGCGGTAATCGCATTTTTATTTAAAGAATTTATTTTCAATACCGTCATTCTGGGGCCGCAAAAAGCCGATTTTATTTCCAATGTATTGTTTTGCCGCCTGGGAAATTTAATTGGTTCAGAGGCCATTTGTATTAATCAAACACCTGTTAAAATTATCAACATTGAAATTGCAGGTCAATTCAAATCCCATTTAACAATATCCATAATTGCGGGAGTTGTTTTGGCTATGCCCTGGATTTTACGCGAAATTTGGAGTTTTGTGAAACCTGCTTTGAAACCGGGAGAGCGAAGCGGTTATCATTTTTCTTTGTTTATGGCCTCAATGCTTTTTTTTATTGGCGTAAGCTTCGGTTATTTTTTACTGAGTCCTATTACTGTCGATTTTCTTAATTCCTACGAATTAGATACAACCATTGAAAACCAAATTCGCATAGGTTCTTATGTGCGCACCATTTCGATGCTTTGCCTGGCTACCGGTATTGCATTTGAGATGCCGCTTGTCATTCTTTTCCTTACAGCCAATCGTATTGTAACCTCAGCGTTTTTGCGCAAATACAGGAAACATGTACTAATTTTCTTTTTCGTAATATCAGCCGTAATTACACCTCCCGACGTTATTAGTCAATTTTTAGTAGCCATTCCGCTTTTTTTACTTTTTGAACTCTGCATTCGCATTGCAAAACGAATGGAGCGCCGGTTGGTGCGTCAAAAAGAAGCTGATATCTAA
- a CDS encoding Sec-independent protein translocase subunit TatA/TatB: MNTLLTILLGIIGGPELIIIAIIILVLFGGRKIPELMRGLGKGVKEFKDASNETTETFKKEREDLENSVNDKSDKDKKS, from the coding sequence ATGAATACATTACTGACCATATTACTAGGAATTATTGGAGGCCCCGAACTTATTATCATAGCCATCATTATTTTGGTACTGTTCGGAGGAAGAAAAATACCGGAACTCATGCGAGGACTGGGCAAGGGCGTAAAGGAATTTAAAGACGCCAGTAACGAAACTACAGAGACTTTCAAAAAGGAACGTGAAGATTTGGAAAATTCAGTAAACGACAAGTCTGATAAGGATAAAAAATCCTGA
- a CDS encoding cytochrome C oxidase subunit IV family protein, which produces MNDKKKHHISSYNSHLVVLIALLVLTTITVLITEINFGTFSVGVALAVAMIKGGLVLTYFMHLKYDEMVFRIMVLLILLLFAIVVGITFIDYFLR; this is translated from the coding sequence ATGAATGATAAAAAGAAACATCATATCTCATCATATAATTCTCATTTAGTGGTGCTGATTGCACTTTTAGTGCTCACCACAATTACAGTCCTAATTACTGAAATAAATTTTGGAACCTTTTCAGTAGGAGTTGCTCTGGCTGTGGCCATGATAAAAGGTGGGCTTGTACTGACATATTTTATGCATCTGAAATATGATGAGATGGTTTTCCGCATTATGGTACTGCTCATATTATTGCTTTTTGCAATTGTGGTAGGTATTACGTTTATTGATTATTTTTTACGCTAA